In Mangifera indica cultivar Alphonso chromosome 1, CATAS_Mindica_2.1, whole genome shotgun sequence, a single genomic region encodes these proteins:
- the LOC123219121 gene encoding uncharacterized protein LOC123219121, which translates to MRFLLELVSCCGSPEAEGASPVAKLVEPRDEETRSLMRRSYQRKRRGRSGGSSTEEWRPSLCSISEDFVMDRTKSERERSCKRKNGGSLRDKARFRSCSRDFGQNSGPSIIPAFSATPFMF; encoded by the exons ATGAGGTTCTTGTTGGAGCTAGTGTCGTGTTGTGGATCACCCGAGGCAGAAGGCGCCAGTCCCGTGGCGAAGCTAGTCGAGCCGAGAGATGAGGAAACGAGGTCGTTGATGCGCCGGAGCTACCAGCGTAAGAGACGCGGCCGATCTGGAGGTTCATCGACGGAGGAATGGAGGCCGTCGTTGTGTTCAATTTCTGAAGATTTTGTGATGGACAGGACCAaaagtgaaagagagagaagcTGCAAAAGGAAGAACGGTGGATCGCTGCGAGACAAAGCTCGCTTTCGTAGCTGTAGCCGAGATTTCGG GCAAAATTCAGGGCCATCCATCATTCCAGCATTCTCTGCAACCCCGTTCATGTTCTGA